The Candidatus Saccharibacteria bacterium genome has a segment encoding these proteins:
- a CDS encoding type I restriction-modification system subunit M, with amino-acid sequence MSEDQKKELQKQLWNIANDLRGNMDASQFRDYILGFIFYKYLSEKIELYADDLLKADGIKYTDIDESTNSGEEYVVAIQEHAVENLGYFLRPKDLFHHVALKGSTNPEDLIEILERILNNIENSTMGTDSEEDFEQLFSELDLNQSKLGKTVVDRGKLISKVLLHLDKIDFRLEDSKVDILGDAYEYLISQFAAGAGKKAGEFYTPQEVSEILAQIVTNGKKKLKSVYDPTCGSGSLLLRVARQVEEVSNYYGQELNNTTYNLARMNMILHDVRFDRFNIKQEDTLEHPQHAEMRFEAVVANPPFSAKWSANPLHLQDDRFSQYGKLAPKSKADYAFIQHMIYQLDENGTMAVVMPHGVLFRGAAEGHIREYLIKEKNYLDAVIGLPSNLFFGTSIPACILIFKKCRENPEDVLFIDASQHFVKGKNQNKLRPEDISKILQTYKDRKSEDKYSHVAKLSEIAENDYNLNIPRYVDTFEEEEPIDLKEVTAEIKKIDVNMSEIDKKIAAYCKELGIEAPF; translated from the coding sequence ATGTCAGAAGATCAAAAAAAAGAATTACAGAAGCAGCTTTGGAATATAGCAAATGACCTACGCGGCAACATGGATGCTAGTCAGTTCCGCGACTACATACTAGGCTTTATTTTCTACAAATATTTATCGGAAAAAATAGAGCTGTACGCAGACGATCTATTAAAAGCGGATGGCATTAAATATACAGATATTGATGAATCAACTAATAGCGGCGAAGAGTATGTAGTAGCCATTCAAGAGCATGCCGTTGAAAACCTTGGTTACTTCCTAAGGCCCAAAGATCTCTTTCACCACGTTGCTTTAAAAGGCAGCACTAACCCAGAAGATCTTATAGAAATTTTGGAACGCATACTTAACAACATCGAAAATAGCACCATGGGGACAGACAGCGAAGAAGACTTTGAGCAGCTATTTAGTGAGCTAGATCTAAACCAAAGCAAATTAGGTAAAACTGTAGTAGACCGCGGAAAGCTTATTTCAAAAGTCCTATTACATCTAGACAAGATTGATTTTCGCCTAGAAGATTCCAAAGTAGATATATTGGGCGATGCGTACGAATACCTTATAAGCCAGTTCGCTGCAGGAGCAGGCAAAAAAGCCGGTGAATTTTATACCCCTCAAGAGGTATCGGAAATTTTGGCTCAAATAGTTACAAACGGTAAGAAAAAGCTAAAAAGTGTATACGACCCCACGTGTGGCTCGGGCTCACTACTATTGCGTGTAGCCCGACAAGTAGAGGAAGTTAGCAATTACTACGGGCAAGAGCTAAACAACACTACCTATAACCTTGCTCGCATGAACATGATTCTGCACGATGTCCGTTTTGACAGATTTAACATAAAACAAGAAGACACTTTAGAGCATCCTCAGCATGCAGAAATGCGCTTTGAGGCAGTTGTTGCCAATCCGCCATTTAGTGCAAAATGGTCTGCAAACCCACTACACCTTCAAGATGACCGTTTCAGCCAGTACGGCAAGTTAGCGCCTAAATCAAAGGCAGACTATGCATTTATACAGCATATGATTTACCAGCTAGACGAAAACGGCACTATGGCAGTAGTTATGCCACATGGTGTCCTGTTCCGTGGAGCAGCAGAAGGCCACATACGCGAATACCTTATAAAAGAAAAGAACTACTTAGACGCTGTTATTGGTCTGCCTAGTAACCTCTTTTTTGGCACAAGTATTCCTGCCTGCATTCTAATCTTTAAAAAGTGCCGCGAAAACCCAGAAGATGTTTTATTTATAGATGCCAGTCAACACTTCGTAAAGGGCAAGAACCAAAACAAACTACGCCCAGAAGATATTTCCAAAATTTTGCAGACTTATAAAGACCGCAAATCAGAAGACAAATACAGCCATGTAGCCAAGCTAAGTGAAATAGCAGAAAACGATTACAACCTAAACATTCCACGCTACGTCGACACTTTCGAGGAAGAAGAGCCTATAGACCTCAAAGAAGTTACGGCAGAAATAAAAAAGATAGATGTCAATATGAGCGAGATAGATAAAAAAATTGCAGCCTATTGCAAGGAGCTCGGTATCGAGGCGCCATTTTAG
- a CDS encoding RNA-directed DNA polymerase, whose protein sequence is MSNYSNKLRSILGNTKPKEARQFLLENGYFSQNGILPGIIKPEGLSTISLTTIDWLKKPKIPRTKAIKLLGQKPNKGMREYSLLHPYAYIRIVNELTHKDFWPELRSLLSSENKVSVFTVPIFGQTPPSEESAWHHFDTIEPDRWIITHPVQATCDIQNFYNSIYTHSIAWAVMGKETAKNNKSERIVGNRLDRLFQNANDGQTNGIPTGTYVSDIISELVLSDIDAQLSKYIEKKGIIALRYRDDYKFLCKSHSDARSVIDALAALLNDTYGFVLGQSKSAISTPNAVNGNEANMQIAGVVFNGVTEPKSKEINGKAFYENIVNIIDACTYATNKRYLDNAYREILEHFRKKELVVSQLSTWGEISINRIVTSIDTGRSYGTYGFALIDHILTVMVREDIDIKDILDRIVNHYKETKSTLFNLWLYMILLNNAKGYASAFLRSNKMAIFKMISNPSTPDARNFSARDPIPSIDIKELDKFSLINLKPFEDIEESKNESIIELLEDEDFGTLIRSHYDM, encoded by the coding sequence ATGAGTAATTATAGTAATAAGCTAAGGAGTATACTTGGAAACACAAAGCCTAAAGAAGCAAGACAATTCCTACTAGAGAATGGATATTTTTCTCAGAATGGCATTCTGCCGGGAATCATCAAGCCTGAAGGATTGAGCACGATATCGCTTACCACTATTGATTGGTTAAAAAAGCCTAAGATACCTCGGACAAAAGCTATAAAACTCCTCGGGCAAAAGCCAAACAAAGGCATGAGAGAATATTCACTTCTACACCCCTATGCATATATCCGAATCGTCAATGAGTTGACGCATAAAGATTTTTGGCCAGAATTACGAAGCCTTCTATCATCAGAGAACAAAGTGAGCGTTTTTACAGTACCTATTTTTGGTCAGACTCCTCCTAGCGAGGAAAGTGCTTGGCACCATTTTGATACCATCGAGCCAGACCGCTGGATAATAACACACCCCGTACAAGCTACATGCGACATCCAAAACTTTTACAATTCAATATATACGCATTCAATCGCTTGGGCAGTTATGGGCAAAGAGACTGCAAAAAATAACAAAAGTGAGAGAATAGTTGGAAACAGACTAGATCGTCTATTTCAGAATGCAAATGATGGACAAACAAATGGAATCCCTACCGGAACATATGTAAGCGATATTATATCTGAGCTTGTACTAAGTGATATCGACGCACAGCTAAGTAAATACATTGAGAAAAAAGGCATCATTGCCCTCAGATATAGAGACGACTATAAGTTTCTGTGTAAAAGTCACTCAGACGCACGCAGTGTTATTGATGCACTTGCAGCACTACTAAACGATACCTACGGGTTCGTGCTCGGTCAATCTAAATCAGCTATATCAACACCTAATGCCGTGAATGGTAACGAAGCAAACATGCAGATAGCAGGTGTGGTATTTAATGGCGTTACCGAACCTAAGAGTAAAGAGATAAACGGTAAGGCTTTTTATGAAAATATTGTAAATATTATTGATGCTTGTACTTATGCGACAAACAAAAGGTATCTTGACAATGCATATCGTGAAATCCTTGAGCATTTTCGGAAGAAAGAACTTGTCGTATCCCAATTGTCGACATGGGGAGAAATTTCCATAAACAGAATTGTTACATCGATAGATACTGGTAGATCTTATGGAACTTACGGTTTTGCACTTATAGATCACATTTTAACTGTTATGGTACGTGAGGATATTGATATTAAAGATATTTTAGATAGAATTGTTAACCACTATAAAGAAACAAAAAGCACATTGTTTAATTTATGGCTTTATATGATTTTGTTGAACAATGCAAAAGGTTACGCAAGCGCCTTTTTGCGCAGTAATAAAATGGCCATCTTCAAAATGATCTCAAATCCTTCAACACCTGATGCGCGTAACTTTAGTGCACGGGATCCAATACCATCTATTGATATCAAAGAACTGGATAAGTTTAGCCTTATAAACCTTAAACCTTTTGAGGACATAGAGGAAAGTAAAAATGAATCCATAATAGAGTTACTAGAGGATGAGGATTTTGGAACTCTGATAAGGTCACATTATGATATGTAG
- a CDS encoding type I restriction endonuclease subunit R, which produces MTTQSEQTLENNLIKQLQGMKYARVTIRDEADLLANLKTQLEIHNHTTFTEKEFARILNHLSKGNVFDKAQTLRDKFVLKRENKNFYVEFFNQKEWCQNQYQVTNQVTMQGSYKNRYDVTLLINGLPLVQIELKRRGLELKEAYNQTQRYQKHSYDSSYGLFQYVQLFVISNGVNTKYYANNKKAPFKFTSYWTNKDNQKITDLQEFAQEFLERCHVSKMIAKYVVLAETKTLMALRPYQYYAVEALVDRVQNSSKGGYVWHTTGSGKTLTSFKASQILVDLPDIYKVVFCVDRNDLDTQTIKEFNNFKEGSVDATDNTSQLVKQFADPDQKLIVTTIQKLNNAITGGKHLLKMNKHKDEKIVFIFDECHRSQFGETHQRIVEYFSNKQLFGFTGTPIFKDNASGSIGFKKTTKDLFGECLHKYVITDAINDENVLKFSVEYVGRYKRKDSANEQDIEVEAIDTKELMESPKRLEKIVDYIIANHDRKTHSRDFNAIFAISNVDTLCKYYELFKQQQAGRERQLKIATIFSYTANEDDKVSELLADDGGLQLSLGSLDKHSRDRLESYIADYNQMFGSNYTTKDSKSFYNYYRDVADKVKKREIDILLVVNMFLTGFDSKTLNTLYVDKNLRYHGLIQAYSRTNRIHGEAKSQGNIISFRNLKKYTDDAVALFSNKEAEETIFMQPYEVYLKHFNDSIGEMQQLTPTPPDADSLFGEEQQLEFVKHFREIIRLRNILNSFADFDFADSTINEQMFEDYKSKYLDIYRKVQSDYQKEKVSILEDVDFELELIRRDDINVDYIIRLLSKLVSANAEQAEAIKKNILGIINSEITLLSKRELIEKFINSHIPEISDADDVEGRFDKFWSDEKTKAFEKIANDEGLMTEELQELIEDYLYSGRKPRGDDIVNTLSQQPSVLKRQSIIDRVSAKLNRFIETFIEGV; this is translated from the coding sequence ATGACAACCCAATCTGAGCAAACACTAGAAAACAACCTAATCAAGCAGCTGCAAGGCATGAAGTATGCACGGGTGACTATTCGCGACGAAGCAGATCTGCTGGCTAACCTAAAAACCCAGCTAGAAATACACAACCACACAACCTTTACAGAAAAAGAATTTGCTAGAATATTAAACCACTTAAGCAAAGGCAATGTGTTTGATAAAGCTCAAACCTTGCGCGATAAATTTGTACTTAAAAGGGAAAATAAAAACTTCTACGTAGAGTTCTTTAACCAAAAAGAGTGGTGCCAAAACCAGTACCAAGTAACAAACCAGGTAACTATGCAGGGCAGTTACAAAAACCGCTACGACGTAACGCTATTAATTAACGGCCTGCCACTGGTGCAAATAGAACTAAAACGCCGTGGCCTAGAGCTAAAAGAAGCCTACAATCAAACCCAGCGCTACCAAAAACACAGCTACGATTCATCTTACGGGTTGTTCCAGTACGTTCAACTATTTGTAATCAGCAACGGTGTAAACACTAAATACTACGCCAATAACAAAAAGGCTCCGTTTAAATTCACCAGTTACTGGACAAATAAAGACAACCAAAAAATAACCGACCTGCAAGAATTTGCCCAAGAGTTTTTAGAGCGCTGCCACGTTAGCAAAATGATAGCCAAGTACGTAGTGCTGGCCGAAACTAAAACTCTTATGGCACTGCGCCCCTACCAGTATTACGCTGTAGAAGCGCTGGTTGACCGCGTGCAAAACAGCAGTAAAGGCGGTTACGTGTGGCATACCACTGGGTCTGGCAAAACGCTAACATCGTTTAAAGCCAGCCAAATACTAGTTGACCTGCCAGACATTTACAAAGTTGTCTTTTGCGTAGACCGCAATGACCTAGACACTCAGACTATAAAAGAATTCAACAACTTTAAAGAAGGCAGCGTTGATGCCACCGACAACACCAGCCAACTAGTAAAACAGTTTGCCGACCCAGACCAAAAGTTAATAGTCACCACCATCCAAAAGCTCAACAACGCAATAACTGGTGGCAAACACTTGCTAAAAATGAACAAACACAAAGACGAAAAGATTGTATTTATTTTTGACGAGTGCCATCGCAGCCAATTTGGCGAAACTCATCAACGGATTGTGGAATACTTTAGCAACAAACAGCTGTTTGGCTTTACCGGCACGCCGATATTTAAAGATAACGCTAGTGGCAGCATAGGCTTTAAAAAGACTACCAAAGACCTGTTTGGCGAATGCTTGCACAAATACGTCATAACAGATGCCATAAATGACGAAAACGTACTAAAGTTTAGCGTGGAGTACGTAGGGCGTTATAAGCGCAAAGACAGCGCCAACGAACAAGACATAGAGGTAGAAGCCATAGACACCAAAGAGCTAATGGAGTCGCCTAAACGTTTAGAAAAAATAGTCGACTACATAATAGCTAATCACGACCGCAAAACGCACTCACGGGATTTTAATGCCATATTTGCTATAAGTAACGTAGACACCCTGTGTAAATATTATGAACTTTTTAAACAGCAGCAGGCAGGCCGTGAGCGCCAATTAAAAATTGCCACCATATTCAGTTACACAGCAAACGAAGACGACAAAGTGTCTGAGTTGCTAGCAGATGATGGTGGTCTGCAACTTTCGTTGGGATCACTAGATAAGCACAGCCGCGACAGGCTAGAAAGCTACATAGCTGACTATAACCAGATGTTTGGCAGTAACTACACAACAAAAGACAGCAAAAGCTTCTATAACTACTACCGTGATGTGGCCGACAAGGTCAAAAAGCGCGAAATTGATATTTTGCTAGTGGTAAACATGTTTCTGACTGGTTTTGACAGCAAGACCTTGAACACTCTCTACGTAGACAAGAACCTACGATACCACGGGCTAATCCAAGCCTATTCAAGAACAAATAGGATCCATGGTGAAGCGAAGTCACAGGGCAACATTATTAGCTTCCGTAACCTTAAAAAATATACAGACGACGCCGTGGCGCTATTTAGCAACAAAGAGGCCGAAGAAACGATTTTTATGCAGCCATACGAGGTGTATTTGAAGCATTTTAATGATTCAATCGGCGAGATGCAGCAGCTCACCCCAACCCCGCCAGACGCAGACAGTCTATTTGGCGAAGAGCAGCAATTAGAGTTTGTAAAACACTTCCGCGAGATCATCCGCCTGCGCAACATCTTAAACAGTTTTGCTGACTTTGATTTTGCGGATAGCACCATAAACGAGCAAATGTTTGAAGATTACAAAAGTAAATACCTAGATATATATCGCAAGGTACAGTCTGATTACCAGAAAGAAAAGGTATCGATACTAGAAGATGTGGACTTCGAACTGGAGCTAATCCGGCGCGACGACATAAACGTAGACTACATCATACGACTGCTTTCAAAGCTAGTCAGCGCTAACGCAGAACAAGCGGAAGCAATTAAAAAGAACATCCTTGGCATTATCAACTCTGAAATAACCCTGTTGAGCAAACGCGAGCTAATAGAAAAGTTTATAAACTCACACATTCCAGAAATATCTGACGCAGACGATGTAGAAGGTAGGTTCGATAAATTTTGGTCGGACGAAAAGACTAAGGCATTCGAAAAAATTGCTAATGACGAAGGCTTAATGACCGAAGAGCTACAAGAACTGATCGAAGATTATTTATATAGTGGCCGCAAACCAAGAGGCGATGACATCGTTAACACTTTGTCGCAACAGCCAAGCGTATTAAAACGACAATCGATAATAGATAGGGTAAGCGCCAAGCTAAACAGATTTATCGAAACTTTTATTGAAGGAGTCTAG
- a CDS encoding FAD-dependent oxidoreductase — MKITDFKGLKNTHHIQVVDVWKQEDKLVVEMAAGDITWRPGEHAVFSMPGRNVEGKKWRAFSIASVPSEGVIRIGTKISSPSSSFKQELQKLKKGDHVKMRGPFGWFYRQDETTPVIMVAAGIGITPILAMVKQYQEDPTKSDVHVIYSSDGEYLFKEMLDTAAKSNPKLSVSYVKDSKQVNNELTELNKKYDSQAYFFISGAPSMIKSLSKTIKGFGVKKSRIIADPYLGY, encoded by the coding sequence ATGAAAATAACAGATTTTAAAGGACTTAAAAATACACACCATATACAGGTGGTCGATGTTTGGAAACAAGAAGACAAATTAGTTGTCGAAATGGCAGCAGGCGACATAACCTGGCGGCCAGGGGAGCATGCAGTTTTTTCAATGCCCGGGCGAAATGTTGAGGGTAAAAAATGGAGGGCCTTTAGTATAGCCAGCGTACCGAGTGAGGGTGTGATAAGAATTGGTACAAAAATTAGCTCCCCAAGCAGTAGTTTTAAGCAAGAGCTACAAAAACTAAAAAAAGGTGACCACGTCAAAATGCGCGGGCCATTCGGCTGGTTTTACCGCCAAGATGAAACTACACCAGTAATTATGGTTGCGGCCGGCATTGGAATAACCCCAATTTTAGCTATGGTCAAACAATACCAAGAAGACCCTACCAAGTCAGATGTGCATGTCATTTACTCGTCGGATGGGGAGTATTTGTTTAAAGAAATGCTGGATACCGCTGCAAAATCGAATCCAAAATTGTCAGTCAGCTATGTTAAGGACAGCAAACAAGTTAATAACGAACTGACTGAATTGAATAAAAAATACGATTCTCAGGCCTACTTCTTTATTTCTGGCGCACCTTCTATGATCAAAAGCCTTAGCAAAACTATCAAGGGCTTTGGCGTTAAGAAGTCAAGAATCATAGCCGACCCTTATTTGGGTTATTAA
- a CDS encoding AbrB/MazE/SpoVT family DNA-binding domain-containing protein, whose protein sequence is MNKLPKLAGTVTVGDRGQIVVPADARESLEIKSGDKLLVFIDPNCDGLIVTKPESFERHMQAMSENLDHTRNQVKDADKQ, encoded by the coding sequence ATGAATAAACTACCTAAATTAGCCGGAACGGTTACCGTGGGCGATCGTGGTCAAATTGTGGTCCCTGCTGACGCACGCGAATCACTTGAAATTAAGTCAGGGGATAAGCTCTTAGTGTTTATTGATCCTAACTGTGATGGATTAATTGTAACCAAGCCAGAGTCATTTGAACGGCACATGCAGGCTATGAGCGAGAATCTTGACCATACTCGCAATCAAGTAAAAGACGCAGACAAGCAATAG
- a CDS encoding restriction endonuclease subunit S produces the protein MNKILHHKTPKLRFPGFNDEWDVKKLGDLLEIKSASRVHKNEWTKSGVPFFRSSDVVAIFKRKVNVKAYISQALFEKLTLKSGSIKKGDILITGGGSIGIPYLVKSNRPLYFKDADLLWAKQSDHFNPFFLFIFFTSPKFRRYLNSISHIGTIKHYTIEQAKATPIAFPTLLEQQKIAGFLKGVDDKIAGLQRKKELLEKYKKGIMQKIFSQELRFPGFTEPWQEKKLGSVLVKNKLRNKYQAISYVQSVSNRQGFVSQADYFEGANIASKNTSNYFVIRKGTFAYNPSRIDVGSLAYKSEEEDSIVSPLYVTFTAKAEVKDKFLFDWFSSAKFMRQMHHSFEGSVRNTLSYEALAKMTIMIPGKEEQQKIAEFLTGIDEKIKREERKLEQVKQFKKALLQQMFV, from the coding sequence ATGAACAAAATTTTACATCATAAAACACCAAAACTAAGATTCCCGGGCTTTAATGATGAGTGGGATGTAAAAAAGCTCGGGGACTTACTTGAGATCAAATCAGCTTCCAGAGTCCACAAAAATGAGTGGACCAAGTCCGGCGTACCGTTCTTTAGATCAAGCGATGTAGTTGCCATATTTAAAAGGAAGGTGAACGTCAAAGCCTACATATCGCAAGCTTTATTCGAAAAATTGACTTTGAAAAGTGGAAGTATAAAAAAGGGTGACATACTAATCACGGGTGGGGGTTCAATAGGAATACCTTATTTAGTAAAGTCGAACAGACCACTTTACTTTAAGGACGCAGATCTGCTCTGGGCTAAACAGTCAGACCATTTTAATCCATTCTTCCTGTTTATTTTTTTCACATCTCCAAAATTTAGACGTTATCTAAACAGCATTTCTCATATTGGGACAATTAAGCATTACACAATAGAGCAAGCCAAAGCTACACCCATAGCTTTTCCTACGCTCCTAGAACAACAAAAGATCGCAGGGTTTTTAAAGGGTGTGGATGATAAGATTGCTGGTTTGCAGCGCAAAAAAGAGCTTTTAGAAAAATACAAAAAAGGAATAATGCAAAAAATCTTTAGCCAAGAACTCCGCTTCCCCGGCTTCACCGAACCCTGGCAAGAGAAAAAACTTGGAAGTGTTTTAGTAAAAAATAAGCTTCGCAATAAATACCAAGCAATAAGTTATGTACAAAGCGTAAGTAACAGACAGGGGTTCGTCTCCCAGGCAGACTATTTCGAGGGAGCAAATATCGCGAGCAAGAATACTTCAAATTACTTTGTTATCAGAAAAGGTACGTTCGCATACAATCCGTCACGAATTGATGTTGGTTCGCTTGCATATAAATCTGAAGAAGAAGACTCAATTGTCAGCCCTCTCTACGTAACATTCACGGCTAAAGCTGAAGTGAAAGACAAGTTTTTATTTGATTGGTTTAGTAGCGCTAAATTTATGAGACAAATGCATCATTCATTCGAAGGCAGCGTTCGCAATACCCTAAGTTATGAAGCGCTAGCCAAAATGACAATTATGATACCGGGCAAAGAAGAGCAGCAGAAAATTGCAGAGTTTTTGACCGGGATTGATGAGAAAATAAAGCGAGAGGAAAGGAAGCTGGAGCAAGTCAAGCAATTCAAAAAAGCCCTCCTCCAGCAAATGTTTGTATGA
- a CDS encoding GIY-YIG nuclease family protein → MNNPRLIQTYLPDGTLEGVRVIELSESSIKAFVVPRIKVNHIKDRKELKQPALYLLINSGDNQIYIGESENFFHRIKNHDQSKDFWDTAVAIVSSANTLGKTDVKYLESLAVEKAQATAAMEVLNKTIPARNNIHEFKIHSMETILEDIALVAESIGFSIFSSRSDQEETIWHAKSKKTLAKAQFRGDKFVVLAGSMIDNSVAPSWRQRRPERLTERNRLLTKHGTPQSDITLLNDNVSFKSPNLAGHFVTGRSINAWTTWKNSSGQSMDEVMRKGER, encoded by the coding sequence ATGAATAACCCTAGGCTAATTCAAACCTATCTGCCAGACGGAACACTAGAAGGTGTTCGGGTTATAGAGCTGTCCGAAAGCTCTATAAAAGCATTTGTTGTTCCACGCATTAAAGTAAATCATATAAAAGACCGCAAAGAGTTAAAGCAGCCAGCACTATACTTGCTTATTAATTCTGGCGATAACCAAATATACATCGGCGAAAGCGAAAACTTTTTTCACCGTATAAAAAACCATGACCAATCTAAAGATTTTTGGGACACGGCAGTTGCAATTGTATCTAGTGCAAATACTTTAGGCAAAACAGACGTAAAGTATCTAGAATCTTTAGCCGTAGAAAAAGCCCAAGCTACGGCAGCTATGGAAGTTTTAAATAAAACTATTCCAGCACGCAACAACATACACGAGTTTAAAATTCACAGTATGGAAACAATCCTAGAAGACATTGCACTAGTTGCAGAATCTATAGGTTTTAGTATATTTAGTTCGCGCAGCGACCAAGAAGAGACAATTTGGCACGCAAAAAGCAAAAAAACACTAGCCAAAGCGCAGTTTAGGGGTGATAAATTCGTAGTATTAGCCGGCTCTATGATTGATAATTCTGTAGCACCTAGCTGGCGTCAGCGTAGGCCCGAAAGACTCACAGAGCGTAATAGACTACTTACAAAACATGGCACCCCGCAAAGTGATATCACTCTACTGAATGACAATGTTTCATTCAAGTCGCCCAATCTTGCAGGGCACTTTGTGACAGGTCGTAGCATAAATGCCTGGACAACCTGGAAGAACAGCTCTGGTCAAAGCATGGACGAAGTTATGCGAAAGGGCGAGAGATGA